A segment of the Labrus bergylta chromosome 11, fLabBer1.1, whole genome shotgun sequence genome:
GATGAAACAGAGACAGTGATAGAAGCTCTGGCTCCATAGTCCACACGAGTACCAGCCATGCAGGCAAATCACTTTTGGGTGGTTGGACTTAGGTACGGTAGTGATGATATGAATAGTGCTTAAAGGctttgcttttctttcacaTCCTCATTTGCTATTACCGAGGTCGAAGGCATTTTAACAGAGATCcatgaaattaaacatttaaagaattTATGTGCTCCAACATTCTCATAAACTCTGGGTTAGGAACCCGGATAGGTCACAAGCCTACTCCATCTGGATCCCTATATATGGCAAGAAAAGCAACAGGTTGTCATGAGCTGGGGTCAGAGGAACAGGGGATACAGTTTGTTGTttcctggatttaaaaaaagcttaataACCACAaacagtgtgtctgttttgaACAGTGGTTGAAAATAGAAATGTTGAATCAATCTCTTGAGGGCGTTTACAGAGGTGCTTGAAAGGCCTCTGTGGGTTGTTGAGGGCCTTTAATACAAAGTGGCACCACTTTGCTATCCCTGTATGGAAATGTCAGTCTTTTGTAACTCATTCTTTCATCTATCTTTTCTTAACAGTATCTAATAGCTACTTCATTTTCCTGGGTGTGATGGATCACAGGGTCAGGTAATTTAGTTCTGAATTGATAACAGAAAGTGATAGTAagggagaatgagagagagggggtaaTCAGTCCATCCTTCCCGTCATCCCTGACTCTTTAGGATGGGGATCAGGAGTTTAGATGAGTATCAGTTCAACCGTCATCTGGTGTCGAGTCTTCAGGGGTGGACGAGTCCTCAGCAAAGTCGTCTGACGAGCCGCTCTTGTGGATGCGGCCATCGCTACGCATACTGTGGAAAGTCTTGCGGAAAGCCTCCATCATAGAGTGTGCAAGCTTCTTGGCCTCCAGCTTGTTCTCACACTCCACTGCGTGGCAGTCCATCTGGAAGGACAGGTCGTCGTTAATTTCCCGGTAGATCCAGGCAAAGACGTTGGGTCTGACGCTGTGGTCGGCTGTGCAGTAGGCGATTCGTGCCACCTGGTAGGTGTCCATAGTTACTGAGGCCTCGCCATGCCCATCCATGTGGTGAAGACGCACCTGGAAAGGCCGAATCTCCAGCAGTGAGCTGCCTGCGGGGCAGGTGCCTTGTTGCTGGGTAAGGGCACGACGCTCCACCAAACCCACCACTGCCGACTCTGTGCAGCCAGACAGGAACTGGGTCCCAGAAATAGCCACTTTACCCAGGTAGGCCACCTGTAGGTAACGAGAAACACACAGGTGTTATTAGACTTTACTTTTCAACAATGCAGCGTATGACAAATGTACATACACATAAGCAGCTGGCAACAAATTAACCACAATTTCACCAGATGTGCAGAATGACAGCTTTAAACGGGAAACAATAAAGACATCTGTACATAGAGTTGGACTTATCTGCCCATTGCCATAGTGAAAGAGACTTACATTAGAATGATCTCTAAATCACTCTTCTTTAAGAAGTTACCAGGaatgaaaaagaggaaaatcaaGTAGAAACAAGAAATGCAGTTGACGACGCAGGGactataaaatacattttacagacAAAAGCTGAAATAATAGGCAGGTTCGTACTTTGAAAATCTAATCAGGCTTTTTTCTACAAGATTTCTAAAATAAGTTGTTGCAAATATAGCCTTATGACCTAAACTGCAAAGCTAGTTCACCTTCTGACATCAATGGAGACCTAGAAACAACCAGCAGAGCTCACTGTTGGGAACGCACAAGCATATAGGAAGTCAGCAAATCAGTGAGATTGTTTTTTGCCTCTTAATGCATGAAAATCAGcgaaatacaattaaaatcaatgcagagacaaacagagtcTGTGCAGTTTGGCTAGGGGAGGAGAAAGACAAATATCTCTCTTTGTGCCAATTATAATTCAAGCTGAAGCATTCTGCACCACTTAAGAGTCGTGGAgcgtttttttaattttattttagttttaatagaaaaaaaaatctacaataaGACTTTGGACAAAACGGATGTCTGCATGTCAACTTTTTCATGAAGAAACTAGAAATGCTGAGTCGTTATGTGTGGCAGAAGTAATCTTGGTCAAAGATGTAAAAATCAATGCCAAAAatgtcttttcctttttgagaaaattcaaaatgaaaaacaacgtTTCCATTTGTGATCATCTCACGCAgttttctacatttaaaaaaaacctggctTTAAATGTTCAGGGAGCTGAAGAATGTGGAGCAAattgaaaaattacatttctttgaGAACTAATTAATTCCATGTTCAGCACACATCTTTAGGGTAATGGACCTGAAAAACTggaggtgtttgtttttctctgaaggGCTGATTTCaggctttgtttttctcattttctcagTGTGCTGACAAGCTGAGAGGCTGGGCATAAGTTATTTcccaaagaaaaagagaaaaaacactatGTTGAGCCGAGGCTGCAACAAGGACTGTAGAATACCATAGTAATGACAGTGCATACCAAGAGAGCGATAGACTGAGGGGATAGAAAGGGATAAGatcagagatagagagagagagagagagaattaagAAGTGAACAAAGCTGGAGTTTTCTATGGGAACGTGGCCAGTTGGAGAGCAGTCCGGGAATAATGGTTGACTTGTGCACTTTCTCAACATGGTGTTCTTTATAGCTTTATAAAAATACACAGAGGAGGAGCCTGCTACAAGTCAAACACTCAAAGAGTTTTCActcctgtctgtgtttataatggggtggggggggggggggggaatacgCTCTGCTCTCAAGAGTTCATTACAGCTGGCTAACG
Coding sequences within it:
- the pid1 gene encoding PTB-containing, cubilin and LRP1-interacting protein isoform X1 — translated: MWQPASERLQHFQTMLKTKLNVLTLRKEPLPTVIFHEPEAIELCSTTPLTKNRPHAGYKVAYLGKVAISGTQFLSGCTESAVVGLVERRALTQQQGTCPAGSSLLEIRPFQVRLHHMDGHGEASVTMDTYQVARIAYCTADHSVRPNVFAWIYREINDDLSFQMDCHAVECENKLEAKKLAHSMMEAFRKTFHSMRSDGRIHKSGSSDDFAEDSSTPEDSTPDDG
- the pid1 gene encoding PTB-containing, cubilin and LRP1-interacting protein isoform X2: MLKTKLNVLTLRKEPLPTVIFHEPEAIELCSTTPLTKNRPHAGYKVAYLGKVAISGTQFLSGCTESAVVGLVERRALTQQQGTCPAGSSLLEIRPFQVRLHHMDGHGEASVTMDTYQVARIAYCTADHSVRPNVFAWIYREINDDLSFQMDCHAVECENKLEAKKLAHSMMEAFRKTFHSMRSDGRIHKSGSSDDFAEDSSTPEDSTPDDG